A genomic region of Branchiostoma lanceolatum isolate klBraLanc5 chromosome 4, klBraLanc5.hap2, whole genome shotgun sequence contains the following coding sequences:
- the LOC136433111 gene encoding probable inactive tRNA-specific adenosine deaminase-like protein 3 isoform X2, with translation MAAPTSDLGPCKKKMKSVDDTSIAPSTSSPGVTIPHPVPVLSQDILAPVPLINVYVAPVLDKKQTSRLIKEVSSKFPLPDLLHLKRVKSQKSGNKETTIQILLCKAPSEDGRSADSGDPTENGFHFDGLGKPFLTKVAVRPAITRRQYEHCAQYWPTAFHEDKALERRLKGDFFTSEELQSIQKYMQRALQAAQHAKHTGMEPVGAVVVDPVVDEVIGVGHDLRHAGNPLHHAVMVAVDTVASSQGGGYWDHSGPGLYWKEEQSESSNDETKDVADDSSSKRTEPETAEKDIHIKDFDKRTCDISGKTEEQPNDGPYLCTGYDLYVTREPCIMCAMALVHSRIRRVFYGAPHPSGALGTRYSLHTQPNINHRYEVFKHVMLEECSTLET, from the exons ATGGCGGCGCCCACGAGTGATCTGGGACCGtgcaaaaagaaaatgaaaagtgtTGACGACACCAGTATTGCCC CGTCCACATCATCCCCAGGTGTGACCATCCCCCACCCTGTACCTGTCCTCTCACAAGACATCCTGGCTCCAGTTCCACTTA TCAATGTGTATGTTGCTCCAGTCTTGGACAAGAAGCAAACATCCCGTCTTATAAA GGAAGTTTCATCAAAGTTTCCTCTACCAGATCTACTTCATCTCAAACGTGTCAAGAGCCAAAAGTCAGGAAACAAAG aaacaacaatacaaaTACTTCTCTGCAAGGCTCCTTCAGAAGATGGCAGGAGTGCAGACTCGGGGGACCCCACGGAAAATGGTTTCCACTTTGATGGGCTGGGAAAGCCATTCCTCACCAAAGTTGCAGTTCGGCCTGCCATCACCAGGAGGCAGTATGAACACTGTGCACAGTACTGGCCTACTGCATTCCATGAAGATAAGGC TTTGGAGAGAAGATTGAAAGGAGACTTCTTTACTTCTGAGGAGCTCCAGTCCATCCAGAAGTACATGCAGAGGGCACTACAGGCAGCACAACATGCAAAACACACAGGCATG GAGCCTGTTGGTGCTGTGGTGGTGGACCCAGTGGTAGATGAGGTCATTGGTGTGGGTCATGACCTGAGGCATGCTGGGAACCCCCTGCATCATGCTGTCATGGTTGCCGTGGATACAGTTGCATCTAGTCAGGGGGGAGGTTACTGGGACCACAGTG GGCCAGGACTTTATTGGAAAGAAGAGCAATCAGAATCCAGCAATGATGAGACCAAAGATGTAGCGGATGACAGTTCATCTAAAAGAACAGAACCTGAAACAGCTGAAAAAGATATCCACATaaaagattttgataaaagaacTTGTGATATTTCTGGAAAAACAGAAGAGCAACCCAATGATGGACCATACCTGTGTACTGGATATGACTTGTATGTGACCAGGGAGCCATGTATCAT GTGTGCGATGGCCCTGGTTCACTCCAGGATCAGAAGAGTGTTTTATGGAGCTCCACATCCCAGTGGTGCATTGGGCACAAGATACTCTCTGCACACCCAGCCTAACATCAACCACCGCTACGAAGTTTTCAAACACGTCATGTT
- the LOC136433111 gene encoding probable inactive tRNA-specific adenosine deaminase-like protein 3 isoform X1: MAAPTSDLGPCKKKMKSVDDTSIAPASTSSPGVTIPHPVPVLSQDILAPVPLINVYVAPVLDKKQTSRLIKEVSSKFPLPDLLHLKRVKSQKSGNKETTIQILLCKAPSEDGRSADSGDPTENGFHFDGLGKPFLTKVAVRPAITRRQYEHCAQYWPTAFHEDKALERRLKGDFFTSEELQSIQKYMQRALQAAQHAKHTGMEPVGAVVVDPVVDEVIGVGHDLRHAGNPLHHAVMVAVDTVASSQGGGYWDHSGPGLYWKEEQSESSNDETKDVADDSSSKRTEPETAEKDIHIKDFDKRTCDISGKTEEQPNDGPYLCTGYDLYVTREPCIMCAMALVHSRIRRVFYGAPHPSGALGTRYSLHTQPNINHRYEVFKHVMLEECSTLET, from the exons ATGGCGGCGCCCACGAGTGATCTGGGACCGtgcaaaaagaaaatgaaaagtgtTGACGACACCAGTATTGCCC CAGCGTCCACATCATCCCCAGGTGTGACCATCCCCCACCCTGTACCTGTCCTCTCACAAGACATCCTGGCTCCAGTTCCACTTA TCAATGTGTATGTTGCTCCAGTCTTGGACAAGAAGCAAACATCCCGTCTTATAAA GGAAGTTTCATCAAAGTTTCCTCTACCAGATCTACTTCATCTCAAACGTGTCAAGAGCCAAAAGTCAGGAAACAAAG aaacaacaatacaaaTACTTCTCTGCAAGGCTCCTTCAGAAGATGGCAGGAGTGCAGACTCGGGGGACCCCACGGAAAATGGTTTCCACTTTGATGGGCTGGGAAAGCCATTCCTCACCAAAGTTGCAGTTCGGCCTGCCATCACCAGGAGGCAGTATGAACACTGTGCACAGTACTGGCCTACTGCATTCCATGAAGATAAGGC TTTGGAGAGAAGATTGAAAGGAGACTTCTTTACTTCTGAGGAGCTCCAGTCCATCCAGAAGTACATGCAGAGGGCACTACAGGCAGCACAACATGCAAAACACACAGGCATG GAGCCTGTTGGTGCTGTGGTGGTGGACCCAGTGGTAGATGAGGTCATTGGTGTGGGTCATGACCTGAGGCATGCTGGGAACCCCCTGCATCATGCTGTCATGGTTGCCGTGGATACAGTTGCATCTAGTCAGGGGGGAGGTTACTGGGACCACAGTG GGCCAGGACTTTATTGGAAAGAAGAGCAATCAGAATCCAGCAATGATGAGACCAAAGATGTAGCGGATGACAGTTCATCTAAAAGAACAGAACCTGAAACAGCTGAAAAAGATATCCACATaaaagattttgataaaagaacTTGTGATATTTCTGGAAAAACAGAAGAGCAACCCAATGATGGACCATACCTGTGTACTGGATATGACTTGTATGTGACCAGGGAGCCATGTATCAT GTGTGCGATGGCCCTGGTTCACTCCAGGATCAGAAGAGTGTTTTATGGAGCTCCACATCCCAGTGGTGCATTGGGCACAAGATACTCTCTGCACACCCAGCCTAACATCAACCACCGCTACGAAGTTTTCAAACACGTCATGTT